The following are encoded in a window of Microcaecilia unicolor chromosome 14, aMicUni1.1, whole genome shotgun sequence genomic DNA:
- the RNF227 gene encoding RING finger protein 227 has translation MEVEDSECPVCYRSFDRQSRAPRRLGRCLCPHALCTRCLQELAARWPAVVACPFCRAPAPLPAGGVTALPLDLGIWERLAAEKEEEEDGGCDKDTTDRGKSVASKRSFWKAARGLWRKALCAPARSTRRPAIDPKELRDLALMNCYIM, from the exons ATGGAAGTCGAGGACAGCGAATGCCCCGTTTGTTACCGGTCTTTTGACCGTCAAAGCCGCGCGCCCCGTCGTCTCGGGCGCTGTCTGTGCCCGCACGCGCTCTGCACGCGCTGCCTGCAGGAGTTGGCGGCACGCTGGCCGGCGGTGGTCGCGTGCCCCTTCTGCCGAGCGCCCGCGCCGCTGCCCGCCGGTGGCGTGACTGCACTGCCGCTGGACCTTGGCATCTGGGAGCGGCTGGCGgccgagaaggaggaggaggaggacggcgGTTGCGATAAGGACACAACAGACCGGGGAAAGAGCGTGGCTTCCAAGCGGAGTTTTTGGAAGGCAGCTAGGGGGCTGTGGCGAAAGGCTCTGTGTGCGCCTGCGCGCAGCACCCGTCGCCCAG ccATTGATCCCAAAGAGCTTCGAGACCTGGCACTGATGAACTGTTACATTATGTAA